A genomic stretch from Oscillospiraceae bacterium includes:
- a CDS encoding DNA polymerase IV: protein MGKFILHSDMNHYFAAVETIDHPEYNNIPMAVCGDPATRHGIILAKNQIAQQRGVMTGESVYSAKQKAPGLTLINADYNKYVHYAKLARALYAEYGADVIPYGLDEAWIVLKDDVQSYDKATEIAFEIKQRVKNELQLTASVGVSYNYIFSKLASDMKKPDAVTVLRKDDLKTVIWSIPAFELLFVGPVTRKKLKNMNILTIGDLAQCDPALLKRRFGKSGIALWQFANGDDSSFDPKVPADMPFKSFGNTITLPKDTASEDDLLLMLYILARAVTSRLIKHSLEARCIGINLKYDDFTAMNRQVTLDNYTADENQIFMSAKCLFDKNYAKSSPIRSIGIHLGDLRDNRLSQLPLLSEEESVPPDIKALISDLKERLGGFKLNQSAMTADEDI from the coding sequence ATGGGAAAATTCATTCTGCACAGCGACATGAACCACTACTTTGCCGCTGTCGAGACCATCGATCATCCCGAATACAACAATATTCCCATGGCGGTCTGCGGCGACCCCGCCACCCGTCACGGCATCATCCTCGCTAAAAATCAAATCGCGCAGCAGCGCGGCGTCATGACCGGAGAGAGCGTTTACAGCGCCAAGCAGAAAGCTCCCGGGCTGACGCTGATCAACGCTGATTACAACAAATATGTGCATTACGCCAAACTGGCGCGGGCGCTTTATGCCGAATACGGCGCCGACGTGATCCCCTATGGGCTTGATGAGGCGTGGATCGTGCTGAAAGACGATGTGCAATCGTATGATAAGGCAACCGAGATCGCCTTTGAGATCAAGCAGCGCGTCAAAAACGAACTGCAACTCACCGCCTCGGTCGGCGTCAGCTATAACTATATCTTTTCAAAACTCGCCTCCGATATGAAAAAACCCGACGCGGTGACGGTTCTGCGCAAAGACGACTTAAAAACCGTGATTTGGAGCATTCCCGCGTTTGAGTTGCTGTTCGTCGGACCCGTCACGCGCAAAAAACTGAAGAACATGAATATCCTGACCATCGGCGACTTGGCGCAATGCGACCCCGCGCTGCTGAAAAGGCGGTTCGGCAAATCGGGCATCGCCCTGTGGCAATTTGCCAACGGCGACGACAGCTCATTTGACCCCAAAGTCCCCGCCGATATGCCCTTTAAAAGTTTCGGCAACACCATCACGCTGCCCAAAGACACGGCCTCGGAAGACGATCTGCTGCTGATGCTCTACATTTTGGCGCGGGCGGTCACCTCGCGATTGATCAAACATTCACTGGAGGCGCGCTGCATCGGAATCAACCTGAAATATGACGATTTCACTGCCATGAACCGGCAGGTCACGCTCGATAATTACACCGCAGATGAGAATCAAATTTTCATGAGCGCAAAATGCCTGTTTGATAAAAATTACGCAAAGAGCAGCCCGATTCGGAGCATCGGTATCCATCTGGGCGACTTGCGGGACAATCGTCTCAGTCAGCTCCCGCTGCTCTCGGAAGAGGAGAGCGTGCCGCCCGACATCAAGGCCCTGATTTCGGACTTGAAAGAACGTTTGGGCGGTTTCAAACTCAACCAATCGGCCATGACAGCCGACGAGGATATCTGA